The DNA sequence GTTGTATTATTTCGTCTTCGCGCGCTAACTTCCCACGGGTCATGGCGACCTTCCGCAATCCGCTCCCCACCGTCGACATCATCATTGAGATGGACACGGGCGGCATCGTCCTGATCGAGCGGAAAAACGAGCCCCACGGCTGGGCCCTGCCCGGCGGCTTCGTCGACTACGGCGAGTCGGTCGAGGCCGCCGCGGCCCGAGAAGCGAAGGAAGAGACCTGCCTCGACCTGCGCGGTCTCCGGCAGTTCCACACCTACTCGGACCCGCGA is a window from the bacterium genome containing:
- a CDS encoding NUDIX hydrolase — its product is MATFRNPLPTVDIIIEMDTGGIVLIERKNEPHGWALPGGFVDYGESVEAAAAREAKEETCLDLRGLRQFHTYSDPRRDARKHTITTVFVAEASGAPVAADDAANARVFTLDALPAPLCFDHAEILADYRRCKETGRLRP